Proteins encoded by one window of Gemmatimonadota bacterium:
- a CDS encoding 30S ribosomal protein S12 — protein sequence MPTINQLIRHGRKKSQRKTKSPALRGSPQKRGNCLQVKTQTPKKPNSALRKIARVRLMNGIEATCYIPGESHNLQEHNIVLVRGGRVKDLPGVRYHIIRGALDASGVPDRRNGRSKYGTKKPK from the coding sequence ATGCCAACGATAAACCAGCTCATACGCCACGGCCGGAAGAAGTCGCAGCGTAAGACGAAATCACCCGCGTTGCGCGGCAGTCCCCAGAAACGGGGCAACTGCCTGCAGGTGAAGACGCAGACGCCCAAGAAGCCGAATTCGGCGTTGCGGAAAATAGCCCGCGTCCGCCTGATGAACGGCATCGAGGCCACCTGTTACATCCCGGGCGAGAGCCATAACCTGCAAGAGCACAATATCGTTCTGGTCCGGGGCGGCCGGGTGAAGGACCTGCCCGGCGTGCGGTACCACATCATCCGCGGCGCGCTGGACGCCAGCGGAGTGCCCGACCGGCGCAACGGGCGTTCGAAATACGGAACCAAGAAGCCCAAGTAG
- the rpsG gene encoding 30S ribosomal protein S7: protein MARRKEVVRREPEPDWKYNSVLVSKFINGLMRKGKKSIAERVFYQALDLIEERTSQEPLPVFEKAIKIVGPVVHVKSRRVGGSTYQVPVEVRDDQQRAMAIRWIIDAARARSEKNMFECLAGEFTAAARGEGAAVRRKEETYRMAEANRAFAHYRW from the coding sequence ATGGCAAGACGGAAAGAAGTCGTAAGACGGGAACCGGAGCCGGACTGGAAGTACAACAGCGTACTGGTGTCCAAGTTCATCAACGGATTGATGCGCAAGGGGAAGAAGAGCATCGCGGAACGCGTATTCTACCAGGCCCTCGATCTGATCGAGGAACGCACGAGCCAGGAACCGCTGCCCGTTTTCGAGAAGGCGATCAAGATCGTCGGTCCCGTCGTGCATGTCAAATCCCGCCGGGTGGGCGGTTCGACCTACCAGGTTCCCGTGGAAGTGCGGGATGACCAGCAGCGGGCCATGGCGATTCGCTGGATCATCGATGCCGCGCGGGCCCGTTCAGAGAAGAACATGTTCGAGTGCCTGGCGGGAGAGTTTACCGCCGCCGCCAGGGGGGAGGGCGCCGCCGTCCGCCGCAAGGAAGAGACGTACCGGATGGCGGAAGCGAACCGGGCCTTCGCCCATTACAGGTGGTAG